A stretch of DNA from Coccidioides posadasii str. Silveira chromosome 4, complete sequence:
AGGGAGAACCTCGCCACCCTTGTTCAGCGTTTGCCGACCATTGGACCCAGTGAGACGGCAGAGAGTGGAGTTTCAGGCGGAAGTCTGTTTCCTTATGTGCAAAAGCTCCCGGCACAGGGGTACGGAACGCCAAAATTCCCTCTCTTGGAGATCATGGATCCAGAACAAGCCTCTCCAAAGCCGCGCCCTTTCCACTCTCTcggaatacggagtacaaattCGAAATTATGAACACACAGAAGCACAGGCCAGCATAATCTACCGTCCATTCTCAAAGACGAAAATAGGTCATCGAGGCAGTGAAAATGGACAGGCGCACCGAATGGGAATGTTCGATCATTCTTGTAACGGAGAAGAATTACAAGGGGCTTCATCGAACCAAAAAATTGAAGCATTGGACATTTTCATCACAGGTAAAGTCGTTTCTTCGGCCTCGGGAGGTTGGAAGACgacaaggaaaaaaaaaagcaaggaTCGTCATCGTACCCCACATCAAGCGTCTTTGGCGGCTCCACGGGGGCGGGAAGCTGTCCCTCGCCGTTAGGAACCACCGTTCCCCGATTGGTCCAATGACTCAAGTTTCCTCAAGCACGGTTGCTGGCTCGGTTCTGCTCCAAGAAATTCGGGCGGGAGGCGGGCCCGGGAGTGAAAAGTCGAAAGGAGCAATATTATGAACAAACGAGGATGAGAAACGCCGGACTGCTGGCTAGGGACCCCTCAGCATTGGTTCAAGCCAGGATTGTCAAGGTTCATTGAGCCTGTGCAGCCGTTTTTAGCCTCACAACACGGACCAGGGGGGACTTCGACGGGGCAGAATTGCCGAACCCTGAAGTTAAATTCATCTTTTTCAAGTACAAATGTGGGCTGATGATGAGACTTGGCAGTGGCTACTCGGCGGGTGAAATTCCCAGTGGTCGAGTTAACGTTATCGTCAGTTTAGCTAGCCTGAAGCGTGAAATGAGCAGTGGGGAGACCTTTGCCAACGAACTCTCCTCGCGGCCTGGGGCGGTGCTCTTTTCTCTCGCCCGGGAATAGCTTCACTCTCTTCAGGTTCCTAAATAAGCAAACTTCCTTTTCGACGGAGTCGTAAGCCTGGGATCGACGTCGTCGCTCCTGAGAGTCGCTTGAATTATCGAGATGGTTGAGATGACCAAGGAGGTGATCTCGTATAAACCTGCGCCAAACAATTTCATTCTCTTCGTCCTCATCAGCCAAGTGGCCCAAAGCTGCGGGACGCGGAAAGATGCGCTGGAGTGGGTTCTTACAACACTATCCGTCCCACTTCGCGAGCCAACGCAGCGCACACTAAAAACAACGTCTCCGCTTGCGAGTGTTCCCCGGGGCCGACCACGGAAGTCCAATACAGGGGCCTCTGTTAATAACCATGAACCCCCTGCGTCGACATTGCTTCGGAGCAAAGCCAGCCCACCTGGTTAATCCACTGCATTTCACCGTTCCGTGCAACTGTATCGTTGAGATTCAGCCTCCAGTTAAGAGGAGTTTCCGAGTAGATTTTGCCTGAGAACTCGACAACGAAATATGGGAGAGCCAAGCAGAGTCGATACCTTTGAGCAGAATGGGCTGACGGCGGGAAACGTGCTTGACGAGAGCATTGCCGTCTTGCCCAACGCAGGCGAGGATGTTCCCCAGCTTCTCCATGCTGTTGCCGCTTTTGGCAAAGAGTATGCTGCTGAGCCTCGCAGCCGCATGAAGCTTTTGGAGGCCGCTCGCTCGTTGGTCTACGCCCTCGAGACACCACGGGAGGCCATGATAAGGTATTGCTGGGCACAGGTAAGCCTGtcggagtactccgtactatcCATCTTTCACGGGATGGTTGTTGACGCTGCAATATTCCCGAGGACTAGTCCAGCATCTTTGGGGCGATCGAGACCGGGATTGATATGGGGCTTTTCCACATCTTAGCCAAAGATGATAAGCCCAAAACGGTTTCCGAGCTTGCAAACGCAACAAAGTCCGACCCAACTTTACTCAGTCAGTTGCACGTTATTAGTGTTCTTCCATGCAAGGGGTCCGCTCACCATTCATGTAGGTCGCATCCTCAAACACCTTGCCGCAAtgggtgttgttgttgaaGCCGGAGCCGATCTCTACCGCCCGAACGGGTTGTCAAAGACCCTGACaattaagaaatactttgatggCTGGCCTTGCATGTATGTGAAGCTTTATCCATTCTTCACTTTCATCCCATGCAAAAGAAAGGTGATAATAACAGAGGTGTTCCCAGGACCGGCTGTGTCACTTCCGCTGCTCATGCAATGCCCGAATTCTTTAAAAAGCGTGGGTATAACAATCCAAACAATATAAAGGATTCACCCTTCCAAATGGGTTTCAATACGGATCTTAACTTTTTCGAATACTTGGGAGCAAACCCCAAGGTTGGTAGCGAATTCAACAATCATATGTCTGCCTATCACCAAGGCCGATCCAGCTGGATGGACCCCGGGTTTTTCCCGGTTGAAGGACGCCTCTTTGATGGTGCCAAGGCTGAAGCGGATGCGCCTCTCATCGTTGATGTCGGTGGCAGTCTTGGACATGATTTGATGGAGTTTAAAAAGAAATGGCCCAGACATCCCGGCAAATTGATTGTGCAAGATCTTCCGGAGGTGATCAAAGAAACCCGAAAATCCGTTGACCCGAACATCACGGCAATGGAACatgacttcttcaaagatcaACCTATCAAGGGTATAAACCCTATATGCCTTTTCATACTTTGAGTAAAATGTCCTGACTTGTTGTTGCCAGGGGCTCGCGCATATTTTATGCACTCCATTCTTCATGATTGGCCAGATGACATTGCTGTGAAGATTCTTACCAACCTTGTCAAGGCTATGGAGCCTGGGTATTCGAGACTTTTGATCAATGAGAACGTCATCCCTGATATCGATGCGTACTGGGAAACGACCTCATTGGATATTATCATGTTGGCCCTGTTTTCATCCCAGGAACGCACCGCAAAGCATTGGCATCAGTTGTTGGGATCTGTGGGTTTGAAAATCGTCAACATCTGGACGGTAGAGAAAGGCACAGAAAGTTTAATTGAGTGCGAGGTGGTGTAGAGCATTCCCACACATGCAGCCTAGTTGGGAGAGGAGAAAGCTCAGTTGACTCCCATTCATCGATGTTTTGACGTTGAGCTCTTCGATGCAAGATACGTATTTCGTTCCGTAGGAATTATCATAATATATACCCAATTGCCATGATCTTGCATGCCTTATTCGGGATCAAATGTGCCAAAGAGCTATCAAGGCCCATCATAACCAAGCTGCTAAGCTCCATTTATAGCGGAGCCAAGTTCCTGCCCAGCTCATATCAGTGCTATTCCACAGTCGCAAGTGTGCGATTGATCCTTCGACCTTATGACCGGGAAGGCATATTCaaaataataagaaagaaggaaaaaagaaacccTCTTGGGGATTTCTGACGGTGAACGCCAATTGAGCCCGTCAATTCTAGTCAGCGGGAGAATCATGACTAAGCTATTAGTTAATCAAGATACCACGTGGACTAACTCGATTGGGACTAGCTATTGGGGCGCGGAGGTTGGCTTTGAGCTCCGTCATCAACTTTGGCGGCCTTTCACGGTCGACGACGCCCTCAGGTAAACCTTCTTTGCTGAGATGTCCGGAAGGCTCTAAACGCGCAATTCCTTCACTTTTGTTTTGGATGACTTCAACCTGGAGAAAGGTTGTATCACTGACGAATATGCTCTCGGTTCTTTCCGGCTTTGATTTGCCCCATTCCCTCGGGGTGACCTGTTTCTGAAAAGCTCGGCGTGTATCCAATCACCCAGTTCATAACGTCAATCCCGTAAGCCACCTAGGAAGGTCAGCATCGAGATCTGTCAAGACCGTGCCAGGGGCCTCGGCCTTGGCCGCTGAACTCACCACTTTCCGCTTCATAGTCGAAATCCTCCGAGAACCATGTCGACCATCagcaggaaaagaaaatcgtCCGGTTCTGTCAGCGACGACCAAATGGACCTACGCTCGCGGTCACCCAAACGAACAGACCCCACTGGAGTAAGTTGACCTTGTGTATCGGGCATGCTGGACTGTACTTGACGTGTCGATAGCTTCTGCGGACTTTCCAGAAGGATATAGATGACATTCGAAATTTAATCTATTGCGGAGTGTGTGTCAGACCACTCTATGAACCATTCACACTTGGCTGCGGGCATACATTTTGCTACAGCGTAAGTTGCGATGCGAGAAATTGATCCCCGCCGACTGACCAGCTTCTTGCGCAGTGCCTTACTCAGTGGTTTGTGAACCACCAACGAAAAAAGACATGTCCGGATTGCCGAGCTGCGGTGTGGTCGGAACCTGCACCTGCCTACATGGTATGTACATTCTGTTAGATTTGCTGTTCCCTTTTATTGAGCTAATCAGTTGCGGTTTCGACTCTTTTCTTCTAGATTCGTAACATCGTGCAAATGTTTATAACCCGGCCCGAGCTCCTAGACAAAGACGAAACAACAGCCGAACATCTGAAGAATCAGCGTGCCGAAACAGAGAAACTGGACTTGGATAAGAAAGATTTGGAATCTGGAGGCTTATTCCAAGGATGTTTCCGACATACG
This window harbors:
- a CDS encoding uncharacterized protein (EggNog:ENOG410PKUF~COG:S) is translated as MGEPSRVDTFEQNGLTAGNVLDESIAVLPNAGEDVPQLLHAVAAFGKEYAAEPRSRMKLLEAARSLVYALETPREAMIRYCWAQSSIFGAIETGIDMGLFHILAKDDKPKTVSELANATKSDPTLLSRILKHLAAMGVVVEAGADLYRPNGLSKTLTIKKYFDGWPCMTGCVTSAAHAMPEFFKKRGYNNPNNIKDSPFQMGFNTDLNFFEYLGANPKVGSEFNNHMSAYHQGRSSWMDPGFFPVEGRLFDGAKAEADAPLIVDVGGSLGHDLMEFKKKWPRHPGKLIVQDLPEVIKETRKSVDPNITAMEHDFFKDQPIKGARAYFMHSILHDWPDDIAVKILTNLVKAMEPGYSRLLINENVIPDIDAYWETTSLDIIMLALFSSQERTAKHWHQLLGSVGLKIVNIWTVEKGTESLIECEVV
- a CDS encoding uncharacterized protein (EggNog:ENOG410PKUF~COG:S) encodes the protein MVEMTKEVISYKPAPNNFILFVLISQVAQSCGTRKDALEWVLTTLSVPLREPTQRTLKTTSPLASVPRGRPRKSNTGASVNNHEPPASTLLRSKASPPG